From one Thermoplasmata archaeon genomic stretch:
- a CDS encoding alpha-ketoacid dehydrogenase subunit beta, with translation MSELTLVQAVNRGLQEAMRTDPDVLLLGEDVGVNGGVFRATEGLVKEFGEERVIDTPLSETGIVGAAIGMALYGLKPIAEIQFLDFIYPAFDQIVSELAKFRYRSGGQFPCHVVIRAPYGGGIKGGLYHSQSTEAYFCHTAGLKVAIPSTPADAKGLLLSAVHDEDPVIFLEPKRIYRSVTGEVPDGDHRVPFGRARLVREGSDVTLVAYGAMVPPTLEAAEALAQEGIRAEVIDPRTLVPLDEAALVASVEKTGRLVVVHEAARFCGVGGEIAALVAEKAFYSLKAPPTRVTGYDTPFPYALEQLYLPNPETIAHAARTAVRAG, from the coding sequence ATGAGCGAGCTCACGCTGGTCCAGGCCGTCAACCGGGGCCTTCAGGAGGCGATGCGCACCGACCCGGACGTCCTGCTGCTCGGCGAGGACGTGGGGGTGAACGGCGGCGTGTTCCGCGCGACCGAGGGGCTCGTGAAGGAGTTCGGCGAGGAGCGGGTCATCGACACGCCGCTGTCGGAGACCGGGATCGTGGGCGCCGCGATCGGCATGGCGCTCTACGGCCTCAAGCCGATCGCCGAGATCCAGTTCCTGGACTTCATCTATCCGGCCTTCGACCAGATCGTCAGCGAGCTCGCGAAGTTCCGGTACCGGTCGGGCGGGCAGTTCCCCTGCCACGTCGTGATCCGCGCGCCGTACGGCGGCGGGATCAAGGGCGGCCTCTACCACTCGCAGAGCACGGAGGCCTACTTCTGCCACACCGCCGGCCTCAAGGTCGCGATACCGTCGACGCCGGCCGACGCGAAGGGGCTGTTGCTGAGCGCCGTCCACGACGAGGACCCGGTGATCTTCCTCGAGCCCAAGCGGATCTACCGGTCGGTGACGGGGGAGGTGCCGGACGGCGACCACCGGGTGCCGTTCGGCCGCGCGCGCCTGGTCCGCGAGGGCTCGGACGTCACGCTCGTGGCCTACGGCGCGATGGTGCCGCCGACGCTGGAGGCGGCGGAGGCGCTCGCCCAGGAGGGGATCCGGGCCGAGGTGATCGACCCGCGCACGCTCGTGCCGCTCGACGAGGCGGCCCTCGTCGCGTCCGTCGAGAAGACCGGACGCCTCGTCGTCGTGCACGAGGCCGCGCGCTTCTGCGGGGTCGGCGGCGAGATCGCCGCGCTCGTCGCGGAGAAGGCGTTCTACTCGCTGAAGGCGCCGCCCACGCGCGTCACGGGTTACGATACGCCCTTCCCCTACGCGCTCGAGCAGCTGTACCTGCCCAACCCGGAGACGATCGCCCACGCTGCGCGCACCGCGGTGCGGGCCGGCTGA
- a CDS encoding thiamine pyrophosphate-dependent enzyme, whose protein sequence is MGSAAPPARAASDAAAAPTDLADDRVVDAYRLMVLARATDERCLTLQRQGRIGFYVPLMGQEAAQVGCALALRPEDWLFPAYRELAVALARGVPLPAIVDQLFANADDLTKGRQMPNHFGFREFHFVVASSPIGTQISQAVGAAMAARRRRDALVTVAFFGDGATSSNDFHAGLNFAGVFRAPTIFFCQNNQWAISLPRDKQTRSKTLAEKAEAYGFPGVVVDGLDLAAVHRAVAEARARALHGDGPTLIEAQVYRLGPHSTSDDPKRYRTDAEVAAWRAKDPVARLRGELLGSGRLDEATDAKLWEAARAQVGAAVDAAERGRAVAPSTLFDDVFATPTPRLASERAEFEALGRGGPSPA, encoded by the coding sequence ATGGGCTCCGCGGCTCCTCCGGCCCGCGCGGCGTCCGACGCGGCCGCCGCCCCGACCGACCTCGCTGACGATCGCGTGGTCGACGCGTACCGGCTCATGGTGCTGGCGCGCGCGACCGACGAGCGGTGCCTGACCCTGCAGCGCCAGGGACGCATCGGTTTCTACGTGCCGCTCATGGGACAGGAAGCGGCGCAGGTCGGATGCGCGCTCGCCCTGCGGCCCGAGGATTGGCTGTTCCCGGCGTACCGCGAGCTCGCCGTGGCGCTCGCCCGCGGCGTACCGCTGCCGGCGATCGTCGACCAGCTCTTCGCCAACGCCGACGACCTGACGAAGGGCCGCCAGATGCCGAACCACTTCGGCTTCCGCGAGTTCCACTTCGTCGTCGCGTCGAGCCCGATCGGCACCCAGATCTCGCAGGCGGTGGGGGCCGCGATGGCCGCCCGGCGGCGGCGCGATGCGCTCGTCACCGTCGCCTTCTTCGGGGACGGCGCCACGAGCTCGAACGACTTCCACGCGGGGCTCAATTTCGCCGGGGTGTTTCGCGCCCCGACGATCTTCTTCTGCCAGAACAACCAGTGGGCGATCTCGCTGCCCCGAGACAAGCAGACGCGCAGCAAGACCCTCGCCGAGAAGGCCGAGGCGTACGGCTTCCCGGGCGTCGTCGTCGACGGCCTCGACCTCGCCGCGGTCCATCGCGCGGTCGCCGAGGCACGGGCCCGGGCCCTGCACGGCGACGGCCCGACCCTGATCGAAGCCCAGGTCTACCGGCTGGGGCCCCACTCGACCTCGGACGACCCCAAGCGCTACCGCACGGACGCGGAGGTCGCCGCGTGGCGGGCGAAGGACCCGGTGGCTCGGCTCCGCGGCGAGCTTCTCGGGTCCGGTCGGCTCGACGAGGCCACCGACGCCAAGCTGTGGGAGGCCGCGCGCGCTCAGGTCGGTGCGGCGGTGGACGCGGCGGAGCGCGGGCGAGCGGTCGCGCCGTCGACGCTGTTCGACGACGTGTTTGCCACGCCGACGCCGCGCCTCGCGTCGGAGCGGGCGGAGTTCGAGGCGCTCGGCCGCGGAGGTCCGTCGCCGGCATGA
- a CDS encoding ABC transporter ATP-binding protein: MPSAPAIEVRDVTRVFESRKGFLFREVTRTEALKGVDLRVDTGAIFGLLGPNGAGKTTLVKILATLLLPSGGHAAVLGHDVVDEADWLRPRIGLVLGGERGLYNRVSARENLRYFADLYGIPIAERDARILEVLERVGLTEAIDRRVEEYSRGMKQKLHIARGILHRPQVLFLDEPTIGLDPKSARETRKLVRSLIADGVTIFLTTHYMFEAEELCPELAILSKGRIVARDTVPGLRQLVGGDRTLEVEAYGFEDRELDVLKRLPGVSKVVSEEFGPRTRLTLRARTGEIRPEDVVGQLPGHPELVVRERPTVLEDVYLDLVEEEQP, encoded by the coding sequence ATGCCGAGCGCGCCCGCCATCGAGGTCCGTGACGTCACGCGGGTCTTCGAGAGCCGCAAGGGGTTCCTCTTCCGCGAGGTCACGCGCACCGAGGCGCTCAAGGGCGTCGACCTGCGCGTCGACACCGGCGCGATCTTCGGCCTCCTCGGTCCGAACGGCGCGGGCAAGACGACCCTCGTCAAGATCCTCGCGACGCTCTTGCTGCCGAGCGGCGGACATGCCGCCGTGCTCGGCCACGACGTGGTCGACGAGGCGGACTGGCTGCGGCCGCGCATCGGCCTCGTCCTCGGTGGGGAGCGGGGCCTCTACAACCGGGTGAGCGCGCGGGAGAACCTGCGCTACTTCGCCGACCTGTACGGGATACCCATCGCCGAACGGGACGCGCGGATCCTCGAGGTGCTCGAGCGCGTCGGCCTAACGGAGGCGATCGACCGGCGCGTCGAGGAGTACTCCCGCGGCATGAAGCAGAAGCTGCACATCGCCCGCGGCATCCTGCATCGCCCGCAGGTGCTCTTCCTGGACGAGCCGACGATCGGCCTCGACCCGAAGAGCGCGCGGGAGACCCGCAAGCTCGTCCGCTCGCTGATCGCCGACGGGGTCACGATCTTCCTGACGACGCACTACATGTTCGAGGCGGAGGAGCTGTGCCCCGAGCTCGCGATCCTGTCGAAGGGGAGGATCGTCGCGCGCGACACGGTGCCCGGGCTCCGCCAACTGGTGGGAGGCGACCGGACCCTCGAGGTCGAGGCCTACGGCTTCGAGGACCGAGAGCTCGACGTGCTCAAGCGCCTGCCCGGCGTCTCCAAAGTCGTGAGCGAGGAGTTCGGCCCGCGCACCCGGCTCACCCTGCGCGCCCGGACGGGCGAGATCCGCCCGGAGGACGTCGTCGGCCAGCTCCCGGGTCACCCGGAGCTCGTCGTCCGCGAGCGACCGACCGTCCTCGAGGACGTCTACCTCGACCTCGTCGAGGAGGAGCAACCGTAG